Proteins found in one Arachis stenosperma cultivar V10309 chromosome 8, arast.V10309.gnm1.PFL2, whole genome shotgun sequence genomic segment:
- the LOC130944248 gene encoding uncharacterized protein LOC130944248: protein MAPHDLRRPFKRPLISDQEKRRQQSLLRQAQNRRDAQNHARFLASTALSLEQPHELEPEPESAPELHDELIPDSEAPESPKELDVVEASKLKGAEARKWFAKQLMHPEWMIDIPENLSQDWFVFARPSGKRCFVVSCNGTTISRLRNGSILHRFPSELPNGARRKDSSGPAQSYSILDCIFHEVDQTYYVIDMVCWRGYSLYDCAAEFRFFWLNSKLAETGACEPPSHYHKYRFSLVPVYCCDQSGLCAAYTGSVPYVKDGLLFYNKHAHYQTGITPLALVWKDENCSQYVMDTDSKGQVPNHQQVVLELQEGGKLCTSDDPPVVFGCLDGGFMHESELHSGFLVRFAIGEGGLVLVDGKLEKADLNYLGKANRARASADSFSKVMFQYSVRHSPLRIDDLLGSVNSAADESNKVCDIEMDG, encoded by the exons ATGGCACCGCACGATCTCCGCCGTCCATTCAAACGACCGTTGATCTCTGATCAAGAGAAGCGCAGGCAGCAGTCCCTGCTCCGGCAGGCACAGAATCGACGCGACGCCCAGAACCATGCTCGATTCCTCGCCTCCACCGCCTTATCGCTCGAACAACCGCACGAACTCGAACCCGAACCCGAATCAGCACCCGAACTTCACGACGAACTTATACCTGACTCCGAAGCTCCCGAGTCACCGAAGGAGCTTGACGTGGTTGAAGCGTCGAAGCTGAAAGGCGCGGAGGCTCGGAAATGGTTCGCGAAACAGCTGATGCATCCCGAATGGATGATCGACATTCCCGAAAATCTCTCACAAGACTG GTTTGTGTTTGCTAGGCCTTCTGGAAAACGATGCTTTGTGGTTTCGTGCAACGGCACGACGATAAGTCGTTTAAGGAACGGTTCGATACTGCACCGTTTTCCGTCGGAGTTGCCGAATGGTGCGAGAAGAAAGGATTCCTCTGGTCCTGCTCAGTCTTACTCCATTTTGGACTGCATTTTTCACGAG GTGGATCAGACTTACTATGTGATTGACATGGTTTGCTGGCGTGGCTACTCGCTTTATGATTGCGCTGCAGAATTTAGGTTTTTCTGGTTGAATTCCAAGCTTGCTGAGACTGGCGCTTGTGAACCTCCCTCGCATTATCACAAGTACAGGTTCAGTTTGGTTCCAGTGTACTGCTGCGACCAGAGCGGTTTATGTGCTGCCTATACTGGATCTGTGCCTTATGTAAAAGATGGTCTTCTGTTTTATAACAA GCATGCACACTATCAGACAGGAATTACACCACTAGCATTGGTTTGGAAGGATGAGAACTGCAGTCAGTATGTCATGGACACAGATAGCAAAGGACAGGTTCCAAATCATCAGCAG GTGGTTTTGGAGCTACAAGAAGGTGGAAAGCTGTGCACTTCCGATGATCCTCCTGTAGTATTTGGATGTTTAGATGGAGGCTTTATGCATGAG TCAGAGTTGCATTCAGGATTTCTTGTACGGTTTGCAATTGGAGAAGGGGGACTGGTTTTGGTGGATGGAAAACTTGAGAAAGCTGATCTAAATTATCTAGGCAAGGCCAACCGTGCTCGTGCTTCTGCTGATAGTTTCTCTAAG GTTATGTTCCAATACAGTGTTCGACACTCTCCTCTAAGAATTGATGATTTGTTAGGATCTGTCAACTCAGCAGCTGATGAAAGTAACAAAGTTTGTGATATTGAAATGGATGGTTGA